The Blautia hydrogenotrophica DSM 10507 genome window below encodes:
- a CDS encoding L,D-transpeptidase family protein, translating into MTKEKVKMSTGRKVLIGLIVVFVVLALAVYVGGIFFFKTHFLPGSKINGVDCSFKTEKQTQEYMREEVSVYTLAINERDEGREKLEAEEIGLTYESDDSIGKILKKQNTAAWVLSLPKGKSYQLDTGVTYDQEKLQKKLKSLNCFQEENITAPQDASIQETDAGFEIVPEVLGNQLDEERTYEAVQKAVENQEQELNLEEAGCYMEPAVYQDDKTLKKHQKQMNKLTDVVITYDFADRTETVDKDVIKNWLVLDKKGNYTLDEAKVAEYVNQLGYDYDTFGCTREFVTALGETIRVKGGDYGWAIDQDKETKALIKAIKSGETQVREPVYAFKGWDRSTNDIGDTYVEISLKDQRMWMYKDGQLIVDTPVVTGNHSKGWDTPAGVYAVDAKKSPAVLTGEDYASDVTFWLPINGNVGIHDADWREEFGGDLYLTEGSHGCINTPYDQAEIIYNNIEIGAPVVVY; encoded by the coding sequence ATGACAAAAGAGAAAGTGAAAATGAGTACGGGTAGAAAGGTACTGATTGGCCTGATCGTGGTTTTTGTTGTTTTGGCTCTTGCTGTATATGTGGGTGGAATCTTCTTTTTTAAGACACATTTTCTTCCTGGTTCCAAGATTAACGGTGTCGACTGTTCTTTCAAGACTGAAAAGCAGACGCAGGAATATATGAGAGAAGAGGTGTCTGTCTATACGCTGGCGATTAACGAGAGAGATGAGGGCAGAGAGAAGCTAGAGGCTGAGGAGATCGGACTGACCTATGAGTCGGATGACAGTATTGGCAAGATATTGAAAAAACAGAACACCGCTGCCTGGGTCTTGTCTTTACCCAAGGGTAAATCGTACCAGCTGGATACTGGTGTCACCTATGACCAGGAGAAGCTTCAGAAAAAACTGAAATCTCTGAACTGTTTTCAGGAGGAAAATATAACTGCGCCGCAGGACGCGTCGATTCAGGAGACGGATGCTGGGTTTGAGATAGTGCCAGAGGTGCTGGGTAATCAGCTGGATGAGGAGCGGACTTATGAGGCGGTACAGAAGGCTGTGGAGAATCAAGAGCAGGAATTGAATCTGGAAGAAGCAGGCTGCTATATGGAACCGGCCGTGTATCAGGACGACAAGACGCTGAAGAAACATCAGAAACAGATGAACAAGTTGACAGATGTGGTAATTACCTATGATTTTGCAGACCGCACAGAGACGGTGGACAAGGACGTAATCAAAAATTGGCTAGTACTGGATAAGAAGGGAAATTATACCTTAGATGAGGCTAAGGTGGCAGAATATGTCAATCAGCTGGGCTACGACTATGATACCTTCGGGTGTACGAGGGAATTTGTCACAGCTCTCGGAGAGACCATTCGGGTCAAGGGCGGAGATTACGGCTGGGCGATCGACCAAGATAAAGAGACAAAGGCTCTGATAAAGGCGATTAAGTCTGGTGAGACCCAGGTGAGGGAGCCGGTCTATGCCTTCAAAGGTTGGGACCGGTCGACGAATGATATCGGAGATACCTATGTGGAGATCAGCTTGAAAGATCAGAGAATGTGGATGTATAAGGACGGACAGCTGATCGTGGATACACCGGTGGTCACAGGGAATCACAGCAAAGGCTGGGATACGCCGGCAGGGGTCTATGCGGTGGATGCGAAGAAATCTCCGGCAGTCTTGACCGGTGAGGATTATGCCAGTGATGTGACTTTTTGGCTGCCGATCAATGGCAATGTGGGGATTCATGATGCTGATTGGCGGGAAGAATTCGGCGGAGATCTCTATCTGACGGAGGGGTCCCATGGGTGTATCAACACTCCCTACGATCAGGCGGAGATCATCTATAACAATATTGAAATCGGCGCTCCCGTGGTCGTCTACTAA
- a CDS encoding aminotransferase class I/II-fold pyridoxal phosphate-dependent enzyme: MKAYRQLDREKLLELKKELTQQFDEVKAKGLSLDMSRGKPGKDQLDLSMPMLDLVNAGSDMKCENGMDCRNYGVLDGIPEAKRLLSSMIDTDSEHVIVFGNSSLNIMFDTVSRCMLKGVLGSTPWCKLDKVKFLCPSPGYDRHFKVTEFFGIEMITVPMLPDGPDMDVVEELVSKDEAIKGIWCVPKYSNPQGYTYSDETVRRFANLKPAAKDFRIFWDNAYCVHHLYEEDQDSLLDIITECEKAGNPDLVLEFASTSKVSFPGAGVSVLAASKANLEEVKKYITTQTIGHDKINQLRHVRFFKDVEGIEEHMMKHAALIRPKFEAVLNTLDRELSGLDIGQWTKPKGGYFISFDSMEGCAKAIVAKTKEAGVVMTGAGATFPYGKDPKDSNIRIAPTLPSAQELALAAEIFVLSVKLVSVEKLLGEI; this comes from the coding sequence ATGAAGGCATATCGTCAGTTAGACAGAGAAAAGCTTCTGGAACTTAAAAAAGAACTGACTCAGCAGTTTGACGAGGTAAAAGCAAAGGGACTTTCCCTGGATATGTCTAGAGGAAAACCGGGCAAAGATCAGCTGGATTTGTCGATGCCTATGTTAGATTTGGTGAACGCGGGCAGTGACATGAAGTGTGAAAATGGCATGGACTGTAGAAACTATGGTGTTCTGGACGGAATTCCAGAGGCTAAGAGACTGTTGAGTTCCATGATAGATACAGATTCCGAGCATGTGATTGTCTTCGGAAATTCCAGTTTGAATATCATGTTTGACACAGTGTCCCGATGTATGTTGAAGGGAGTTCTGGGAAGTACTCCGTGGTGTAAGCTGGATAAAGTGAAATTTCTCTGCCCGTCTCCAGGCTACGACAGGCATTTTAAAGTGACAGAGTTTTTCGGTATCGAGATGATTACTGTTCCAATGCTGCCTGACGGACCGGATATGGATGTGGTAGAAGAACTAGTGAGCAAGGATGAGGCGATCAAAGGTATCTGGTGTGTGCCAAAATATTCCAATCCTCAGGGATATACCTACTCAGACGAGACAGTGAGACGTTTTGCAAACCTGAAACCGGCAGCCAAGGATTTTAGGATTTTCTGGGACAACGCTTACTGTGTACACCATCTGTATGAGGAAGACCAGGACTCTTTGTTAGATATTATCACCGAGTGTGAGAAAGCAGGCAATCCAGATCTAGTACTTGAATTCGCTTCTACATCGAAGGTAAGTTTTCCAGGAGCAGGAGTGTCGGTATTGGCAGCTTCCAAGGCCAACCTGGAAGAAGTGAAGAAATATATCACTACACAGACAATAGGCCATGATAAAATCAATCAGCTCCGCCACGTAAGATTTTTTAAGGATGTCGAGGGCATTGAGGAGCATATGATGAAACATGCGGCTTTGATACGTCCGAAATTTGAGGCAGTGTTGAACACTTTGGACAGAGAGTTGAGTGGTTTGGACATTGGGCAGTGGACGAAGCCCAAGGGAGGATATTTTATCTCCTTCGATTCCATGGAAGGTTGCGCGAAGGCGATTGTGGCGAAGACGAAAGAAGCAGGTGTAGTTATGACAGGAGCAGGAGCTACATTCCCATATGGGAAAGACCCCAAGGATTCCAACATCCGCATCGCGCCTACGCTTCCCTCCGCACAGGAACTGGCTTTGGCCGCGGAGATTTTTGTGCTGAGTGTGAAATTAGTGAGCGTAGAGAAATTGCTGGGTGAGATTTGA
- a CDS encoding D-alanyl-D-alanine carboxypeptidase family protein → MSQYRNRRQASSGSPQNSRNNARLQAQRRRRRRKKRQLRILYTLCILILVAIAGLVFWKTRDGSSKNIPENPADLQSENNGSDIQKATPSPTPTPVPVTLSITGDDLYSHYAVLIRRSTGEKIFDLRSEEKMFPASMTKMMTALVAYEQLSDLQTKITLNPDMFDKLTEEGASMAGFSAGEEVTALDLLYGVLLPSGAECCIGLAEYIAGDEESFVELMNQKATELGMNHTHFCNPTGLHDENHYTTVSDMAILLEALLEKEELRQIISTTSHTSTPTNLHPEGLTYPSSMFEDMPADALASGLILGGKTGYTQEAGQCLASFGKADGEEYILVTGKTPGNPETEPYHIIDAYRCYSSITVGDSPTPAAEEDTLSSPTPSPESAAF, encoded by the coding sequence ATGAGCCAATATAGAAACAGACGACAAGCTTCTTCAGGTTCTCCGCAAAATTCCAGAAACAATGCTCGTCTTCAGGCGCAAAGAAGACGCCGCCGCAGAAAGAAACGTCAGCTTCGAATCCTCTATACCTTATGTATCCTCATACTGGTGGCCATCGCAGGACTTGTGTTCTGGAAAACACGTGACGGAAGCTCAAAAAATATTCCAGAAAATCCCGCAGATCTTCAGTCAGAGAATAATGGTTCAGATATTCAAAAAGCCACACCCTCCCCTACCCCGACACCTGTGCCTGTGACTTTGTCCATCACCGGAGACGATTTATACAGCCATTACGCTGTCTTAATCCGAAGAAGTACCGGTGAAAAAATCTTTGATCTCAGAAGTGAAGAAAAGATGTTCCCAGCTTCTATGACTAAGATGATGACCGCTCTAGTAGCTTACGAGCAGCTCTCAGATTTGCAGACGAAAATCACACTGAATCCAGATATGTTTGACAAACTGACCGAAGAAGGCGCTTCCATGGCTGGTTTCTCAGCTGGCGAAGAAGTTACTGCCTTAGATCTGCTTTATGGTGTGCTCCTACCTTCTGGAGCGGAATGCTGCATCGGCTTAGCTGAATACATAGCTGGAGACGAAGAATCCTTTGTGGAATTAATGAATCAAAAAGCCACCGAGCTGGGGATGAATCACACACATTTTTGTAATCCCACCGGACTTCACGATGAGAATCACTATACAACTGTGTCAGATATGGCCATACTTCTGGAAGCTCTGCTGGAAAAAGAGGAACTGCGTCAGATCATATCCACAACCAGCCACACCAGTACCCCCACAAACCTGCACCCCGAGGGACTCACCTATCCCAGTTCTATGTTCGAAGACATGCCGGCAGACGCCCTGGCAAGCGGACTGATACTCGGTGGAAAAACTGGCTATACACAGGAAGCAGGGCAATGCTTGGCAAGTTTTGGAAAAGCAGACGGTGAGGAATACATTCTAGTGACTGGAAAAACGCCCGGAAATCCAGAAACCGAACCCTACCATATCATTGACGCTTATCGCTGTTATTCTAGCATTACAGTCGGAGACAGTCCCACTCCCGCGGCAGAAGAGGACACCTTATCGTCTCCCACACCGTCCCCGGAAAGCGCTGCCTTTTAG
- a CDS encoding class I SAM-dependent methyltransferase has translation MWIADNWKDYEILDTSKGEKLERWGDYLLVRPDPQVIWNTPKVHPGWKKKNGHYHRSKKGGGEWEFFHLPEQWSIHYKDLTFHLKPFSFKHTGLFPEQAANWDWFSDKIQNAGRPVKVLNLFAYTGGATLAAAKAGASVTHVDASKGMVTWAKENAAASGLKDAPIRWLVDDCVKFVQREIRRGNHYDAIIMDPPSYGRGPKGEIWKIEESIHPFIQLCVSLLSDHPLFFLVNSYTTGLAPAVLTYMLCTELKKFSGCVESQEIGLPVTSTGLVLPCGASGRWEAR, from the coding sequence ATGTGGATTGCAGATAATTGGAAAGATTACGAGATTCTGGATACCTCGAAAGGAGAAAAATTAGAGCGCTGGGGAGACTATCTTTTAGTCCGTCCAGACCCCCAAGTGATCTGGAATACACCAAAAGTTCATCCCGGTTGGAAAAAGAAAAATGGCCATTACCACCGCAGCAAAAAAGGCGGAGGGGAGTGGGAATTTTTTCATCTCCCTGAACAGTGGTCCATTCACTATAAAGACCTAACATTTCATCTGAAACCTTTTAGTTTTAAACATACTGGCCTGTTTCCAGAACAGGCCGCGAATTGGGACTGGTTCTCAGACAAAATCCAAAATGCAGGCAGACCCGTCAAAGTGCTCAATCTGTTCGCGTACACAGGAGGCGCCACTCTCGCCGCCGCAAAAGCCGGCGCCAGCGTCACCCACGTTGACGCCTCCAAGGGCATGGTCACTTGGGCAAAAGAAAACGCAGCCGCCTCAGGCCTGAAGGATGCACCCATCCGCTGGCTGGTAGACGACTGTGTAAAATTTGTGCAGCGCGAGATACGCCGCGGCAACCACTATGACGCTATTATCATGGACCCGCCCTCCTATGGCCGTGGCCCAAAAGGTGAAATCTGGAAAATAGAGGAGTCTATTCACCCCTTTATCCAGCTGTGTGTCAGTCTGCTGAGTGACCATCCCTTATTCTTTCTGGTCAACTCCTACACCACGGGACTTGCTCCAGCAGTCCTGACTTATATGCTCTGCACGGAGCTAAAGAAATTCTCCGGTTGCGTGGAGTCTCAGGAAATCGGCCTCCCAGTCACTAGCACCGGGTTAGTGCTGCCCTGCGGAGCATCTGGTCGCTGGGAAGCCAGATAA
- a CDS encoding threonine/serine exporter family protein: protein MVNPMVQVLAAWAGALGFSILFNLRGKKLFWVSLGGLLVWAAYDRLHLIFDSDYVCCFGAAAILQIYAECMARRQKTPVTVFLVAAMIPMIPGGPLYHTMEAALRQEWKVFADQGLSTLLFTLGIAGGVLCVTAVFSLIRRGLSGFPATRCSAGQH, encoded by the coding sequence ATGGTAAATCCGATGGTACAGGTGCTGGCTGCGTGGGCAGGAGCTCTGGGTTTTTCTATATTGTTTAATCTGAGAGGAAAAAAATTGTTCTGGGTGTCTCTAGGAGGCTTGCTGGTATGGGCAGCTTATGACAGGCTACATTTGATCTTTGACAGTGATTATGTCTGCTGCTTTGGGGCTGCTGCAATTCTTCAGATCTATGCAGAGTGTATGGCGAGAAGACAGAAGACGCCAGTCACAGTATTTTTGGTTGCGGCGATGATTCCGATGATTCCGGGAGGGCCCCTGTATCACACAATGGAAGCTGCATTGAGACAGGAATGGAAGGTGTTTGCAGATCAGGGGCTCTCAACGTTATTGTTTACGTTAGGAATCGCGGGAGGTGTTCTCTGTGTGACGGCGGTCTTCTCACTGATCAGGCGCGGATTATCTGGCTTCCCAGCGACCAGATGCTCCGCAGGGCAGCACTAA
- a CDS encoding threonine/serine exporter family protein, with protein sequence MVREEIEEYLYFAMSIGEKMLISGAEVGRVEDTISRICYAYGAKKVDVLSMNNAIITTVELEDREVLTQTKRISGLHIDLDRLDRLNCLSRKICERRLPAEDIRKEFDGICQGKGYSFGVQLFASALISGAFAAFFGGTVRDLLVSALIGIVLKCTEEFLVRQKTNSFVTILLCSCLGGLLANLAVMAQVGNQVDMISLGNIILFIPGVVFVNSMRDMFSKDIVTGLVGFVESSLTTMVMAMGFALSNLWF encoded by the coding sequence ATGGTTAGAGAAGAGATAGAAGAATACTTATATTTTGCGATGTCCATCGGAGAGAAGATGCTCATAAGTGGGGCGGAAGTCGGACGTGTGGAAGACACGATATCGAGAATTTGCTATGCATATGGGGCAAAAAAGGTGGACGTGCTTTCGATGAATAATGCGATTATAACTACCGTAGAATTGGAGGACAGGGAAGTCCTGACGCAGACTAAGAGAATTTCTGGGTTGCATATTGATTTGGATAGGCTGGACCGATTGAACTGCCTATCGCGTAAAATTTGTGAACGGAGACTGCCCGCCGAGGATATTCGGAAAGAATTCGACGGGATATGTCAGGGAAAAGGGTATTCGTTTGGTGTTCAGCTTTTTGCCAGCGCTTTGATTTCAGGAGCTTTTGCAGCTTTTTTTGGAGGAACTGTAAGGGATCTTTTGGTCTCAGCATTGATTGGAATTGTACTAAAGTGCACAGAAGAATTTTTAGTTCGGCAGAAGACAAATTCTTTTGTGACGATACTACTGTGTTCCTGTTTGGGAGGGTTGCTTGCGAATCTGGCAGTGATGGCTCAAGTGGGAAATCAAGTGGACATGATCAGCCTGGGCAATATTATTTTGTTTATACCCGGAGTGGTTTTTGTAAATTCGATGAGAGATATGTTTTCCAAAGATATTGTGACGGGTTTAGTAGGATTTGTGGAATCTTCACTGACCACGATGGTCATGGCTATGGGATTTGCACTCTCTAATTTATGGTTTTAA
- a CDS encoding M20 family metallopeptidase: MERKQKINCEIDSISDDLKAMARYLYENPETAMTERKGCAYIVAYLRKQGFQVEENYLGMETAFKAIKRSGKGPRLAFLAEYDALPEIGHACGHHMIAAMSCGAAVGLAEVLDTLGGEVAVFGTPAEETGEGKVFLTERGAFCGYDLALMLHPASVTTLCPKLIGIGGIDFHFTGKAAHAGSAPFDGINALDAVVLFYVGVSTLRQQLKDGTRIHGIVLKGGSAANVIPDQGTLRLEIRSEEQTYFDEVVQKVILCAKGAATATGCELSYDWFEPVCKGMKHNGVLRDVVKAVMAELGDCEDIPEDGGSSDVGNVSWELPTLEPQYRIFEKPCMAHNIAFAKNSMLPYGMERMVKGARILALTGLRFLEDSALVEAAWEEFRRKG; the protein is encoded by the coding sequence ATGGAGAGAAAGCAGAAGATTAATTGTGAGATTGACAGCATTTCAGATGACCTGAAAGCTATGGCGAGATATCTCTATGAGAATCCTGAGACTGCGATGACGGAGAGGAAAGGCTGTGCATATATTGTAGCTTACCTGCGGAAACAGGGGTTTCAAGTGGAAGAGAATTATCTGGGGATGGAGACTGCGTTTAAGGCGATCAAGAGATCGGGGAAAGGACCAAGACTGGCGTTTCTCGCGGAATACGACGCGTTGCCGGAGATCGGGCATGCGTGCGGGCATCATATGATTGCGGCGATGTCTTGTGGTGCGGCTGTGGGTCTGGCAGAAGTATTGGACACATTGGGAGGCGAGGTTGCGGTGTTTGGAACACCGGCAGAGGAGACAGGAGAAGGAAAGGTGTTTCTGACAGAACGGGGCGCGTTTTGCGGATACGATCTGGCATTGATGCTGCATCCTGCGTCAGTTACGACTCTGTGTCCGAAACTAATTGGAATCGGTGGTATAGATTTTCATTTTACGGGGAAAGCGGCGCATGCTGGTTCTGCACCGTTTGATGGAATCAATGCACTGGATGCGGTGGTACTGTTTTATGTCGGAGTTAGTACTTTGAGGCAACAGTTAAAAGATGGAACGAGAATCCACGGCATTGTTTTGAAGGGTGGGTCAGCCGCGAATGTAATTCCGGACCAGGGTACACTGAGATTGGAGATTCGTTCTGAAGAGCAGACCTATTTTGACGAAGTGGTACAAAAAGTGATTTTGTGTGCAAAGGGAGCGGCGACGGCTACAGGGTGTGAGTTGAGTTATGATTGGTTTGAACCGGTCTGTAAAGGAATGAAGCATAACGGTGTATTAAGAGACGTGGTAAAAGCAGTTATGGCTGAATTGGGTGACTGTGAGGACATTCCAGAGGATGGGGGCTCTAGTGACGTGGGGAATGTGAGTTGGGAGCTTCCGACTCTAGAACCGCAGTATCGGATTTTTGAAAAACCTTGTATGGCTCACAACATTGCGTTTGCAAAGAATAGCATGCTTCCATATGGAATGGAGCGAATGGTAAAAGGGGCAAGAATTTTGGCCTTGACTGGGCTACGTTTTTTGGAAGACTCTGCTTTGGTGGAGGCGGCTTGGGAAGAATTTAGAAGAAAGGGATAA
- the metG gene encoding methionine--tRNA ligase, which translates to MAKEKYYITTAIAYTSGKPHIGNTYEAVLADAIARFKRQEGYDVFFQTGTDEHGQKIEMKAQEAGVTPQKFVDGVASQIKSIWDLMNTSYDKFIRTTDDYHERQVQKIFKKLYEQGDIYKGHYEGMYCTPCESFFTESQLVDGKCPDCGRPVTPAKEEAYFFRMSKYADRLIEHINTHPEFIQPVSRKNEMMNNFLLPGLQDLCVSRTSFKWGIPVDFDPDHVVYVWLDALTNYITGIGYDCDGESTEQFKKDWPADLHLIGKDIIRFHTIYWPIFLMALGLPLPKQVFGHPWLLQGDGKMSKSKGNVIYADELVDFFGVDAVRYFVLHEMPFENDGVITWELMVERLNSELANTLGNLVNRTISMSNKYFGGVVADKGVAEPVDEALKAFVLEVPKKVVAKMDELRVADAMTEVFSLFKRCNKYIDETMPWALAKDESKQDRLATVLYNLVEGICIGATLLQSFMPDTTGRILGQLNAKERSMDDLKNFGLYPSGNKVTDKPEILFARLDVKEVLKKVEELHPPVQEEEKSNEKVIDIEAKSEVTFEDFEKLQFQVGEIIACEEVKKSRKLLCSKVKIGSQVRQIVSGIKSNYSAQEMIGKKVMVLVNLKPAKLAGILSEGMILCAEDENGNLSLVTPEKEMPAGAEIC; encoded by the coding sequence ATGGCAAAAGAAAAGTATTATATTACCACGGCGATTGCCTATACTTCGGGGAAACCCCACATTGGAAATACCTACGAGGCAGTGCTGGCAGACGCGATTGCTCGTTTTAAACGTCAGGAGGGATACGATGTATTCTTTCAGACAGGAACCGACGAGCATGGACAGAAGATAGAGATGAAGGCTCAGGAGGCGGGAGTCACGCCGCAGAAATTCGTGGACGGGGTCGCTTCACAGATCAAATCCATCTGGGACCTCATGAATACTTCCTATGATAAGTTTATCCGTACAACAGACGATTACCATGAGAGACAGGTACAGAAAATTTTTAAGAAACTGTACGAACAGGGTGACATTTATAAGGGCCACTATGAGGGGATGTACTGTACACCGTGTGAATCATTTTTCACAGAGTCTCAGCTGGTGGATGGTAAGTGTCCAGACTGCGGACGTCCGGTGACACCTGCGAAGGAAGAAGCGTATTTCTTCCGCATGAGTAAATATGCGGATCGGCTGATTGAGCATATAAATACGCATCCAGAATTTATTCAGCCCGTGTCTCGGAAAAATGAGATGATGAATAATTTCCTGCTGCCGGGACTTCAGGATTTGTGTGTGTCCAGGACTTCATTTAAGTGGGGAATTCCAGTGGATTTCGACCCTGACCACGTGGTCTATGTGTGGCTGGATGCCCTGACGAACTACATCACGGGAATTGGATACGACTGTGATGGGGAGAGTACCGAGCAGTTCAAAAAGGATTGGCCGGCTGATCTGCATCTGATTGGAAAGGACATTATCCGTTTCCACACGATTTATTGGCCGATTTTCCTGATGGCTTTGGGACTTCCGTTGCCGAAACAAGTGTTTGGACATCCATGGTTGCTGCAAGGAGACGGAAAGATGAGCAAGTCTAAGGGCAATGTGATCTATGCGGATGAATTAGTTGATTTCTTTGGTGTAGATGCTGTCCGTTATTTTGTACTCCATGAGATGCCGTTTGAGAATGACGGTGTGATCACCTGGGAGCTGATGGTGGAGAGACTGAATTCTGAGCTTGCGAATACCCTGGGAAATTTGGTGAATCGTACGATTTCCATGTCCAACAAATATTTTGGCGGTGTCGTGGCGGACAAAGGTGTGGCAGAACCAGTGGATGAGGCGCTGAAAGCGTTTGTCTTGGAAGTTCCCAAAAAAGTGGTTGCGAAGATGGACGAACTAAGAGTCGCGGATGCTATGACGGAAGTTTTCAGTCTGTTTAAGCGCTGTAATAAATATATTGACGAGACCATGCCATGGGCTCTAGCAAAAGACGAGAGCAAACAGGACCGTCTGGCTACGGTACTCTACAATCTCGTGGAGGGTATCTGTATAGGAGCGACATTGCTTCAGTCATTTATGCCGGATACGACTGGCAGAATCTTAGGGCAGTTGAATGCGAAAGAGCGTTCCATGGATGATCTGAAGAATTTTGGGCTTTATCCTTCCGGAAATAAGGTAACGGACAAACCAGAAATTCTCTTTGCTCGATTGGATGTGAAAGAAGTGCTGAAGAAGGTGGAGGAGCTTCATCCGCCGGTTCAGGAAGAAGAAAAAAGCAATGAGAAAGTCATTGATATAGAAGCAAAATCAGAGGTGACTTTTGAAGATTTCGAAAAGCTTCAGTTCCAGGTGGGGGAGATTATTGCCTGTGAGGAAGTGAAAAAATCGAGAAAGCTTCTCTGTTCCAAAGTGAAGATCGGGAGTCAGGTGAGACAGATTGTATCTGGAATCAAATCAAACTACAGTGCCCAGGAAATGATTGGGAAGAAAGTTATGGTTCTGGTGAACTTAAAGCCAGCGAAGCTGGCAGGGATTCTCTCAGAGGGAATGATTCTCTGCGCGGAAGACGAGAACGGAAACCTGTCTCTAGTTACTCCTGAGAAAGAGATGCCGGCAGGAGCAGAGATTTGTTAA
- a CDS encoding ABC transporter ATP-binding protein has product MAKLRVVNVSKTFDEKKVLDNVSIEIHEKELVGLLGVSGAGKTTLFNIISGLLRPDEGQVFLEEEEITGQPGKVSYMLQKDLLLPYRTVEDNVALPLLIGGMKKKEARQKVSPYFEAFGLEGTQKKYPSQLSGGMRQRAALLRTYLFSDKIALLDEPFSALDTLTKNAMHRWYLDVMERIHLSTIFITHDVDEAVLLSDRIYILGKNPGSIVDEICIREPKPRRNDFSLTEEFLEYKRRVLEKIEIN; this is encoded by the coding sequence ATGGCGAAGTTACGAGTAGTAAACGTATCAAAGACCTTCGATGAGAAAAAAGTCTTGGACAATGTTTCCATTGAAATACATGAGAAAGAATTAGTGGGGCTTTTAGGAGTCAGTGGAGCTGGAAAGACGACACTGTTTAATATTATATCTGGCCTTTTAAGGCCGGATGAGGGGCAGGTCTTTTTAGAGGAAGAAGAGATTACGGGCCAGCCGGGAAAAGTCAGCTATATGCTGCAGAAGGATTTGCTGCTGCCTTATCGGACTGTAGAGGACAATGTTGCCTTGCCGCTCTTGATCGGAGGGATGAAGAAAAAGGAGGCCCGCCAAAAGGTGAGTCCGTATTTTGAAGCTTTTGGTTTGGAGGGGACGCAGAAAAAATATCCGTCTCAGCTCTCGGGAGGGATGAGACAGAGAGCAGCTCTTTTGAGAACTTATCTGTTTTCCGATAAAATTGCTCTTTTAGACGAGCCATTTTCAGCTCTGGATACGCTGACAAAGAATGCAATGCACAGATGGTATCTAGACGTTATGGAGCGGATTCATCTATCCACAATCTTTATCACTCATGACGTAGATGAGGCGGTGCTCTTGTCGGACCGTATCTATATTCTGGGCAAAAACCCAGGCAGTATCGTGGATGAGATTTGCATTCGGGAGCCGAAGCCTAGAAGAAATGACTTTAGTCTTACGGAAGAGTTTCTGGAATATAAGAGGAGAGTTCTGGAAAAAATAGAAATAAACTAG